A window of Candidatus Saccharibacteria bacterium contains these coding sequences:
- a CDS encoding recombinase family protein: MLAMLDKAITDLKYCLYARKSSESDERQAMSIDSQLAEMRALAENDGLNVVCELQESYSAKDSGKRPVYNRMLAGLANGEYNAILTWAPDRLSRNAGDLGAVVDLMDQGKLLHIRTYSQTFTNNPNEKFLLMILCSQAKLENDNKSINVKRGIKTKCEMGWRPGVAPLGYMNRAFGGINDIILDPERSELIKEAFHKAGYERWSGRRLKAWLDEQGFTNRSGKPISVSQILVILSTPFYYGRFQYPQAPDAPWYTGAHKPLISKELFDLVQETRGVNKGVWGSKTFAFRGMLKCGQCNADITAQDKFKILKSGDTKRFVYYNCTRRKDPDCKEKYVSETKLCELLQAFIEEHYHKIEISEKLRAKVDKHYYVTKTLLGHYKIDQKLDNPLIEYSRYILTSGTESERIIFAGGINTKLKIFNGELGFYQSQVSSSQKLSV, encoded by the coding sequence GTGCTTGCCATGCTGGACAAAGCAATAACAGATCTAAAATACTGCCTGTACGCCCGTAAATCGAGCGAGTCGGACGAGCGACAGGCGATGTCAATTGACTCGCAGCTCGCCGAAATGCGGGCCTTGGCCGAGAACGATGGGCTGAATGTGGTTTGCGAACTTCAGGAGAGCTATTCGGCCAAAGATTCAGGCAAACGGCCGGTTTACAACAGAATGCTCGCCGGTTTAGCAAATGGTGAATATAATGCGATCCTGACTTGGGCGCCGGACCGCCTTTCCCGCAACGCCGGTGATCTTGGTGCGGTTGTCGATCTCATGGATCAGGGTAAGCTCCTGCATATTCGAACATACTCGCAGACGTTCACGAATAATCCGAATGAGAAATTCCTGCTGATGATTCTGTGCTCTCAGGCGAAACTTGAGAATGACAACAAGAGTATTAATGTCAAACGCGGTATAAAAACCAAATGTGAGATGGGCTGGCGGCCCGGCGTAGCGCCGCTTGGCTATATGAACCGGGCTTTCGGCGGTATAAACGATATTATTCTCGATCCGGAGCGTTCAGAGCTTATCAAGGAAGCGTTTCACAAAGCCGGTTACGAACGCTGGAGCGGCCGAAGGCTCAAAGCCTGGCTGGATGAACAGGGTTTCACCAACCGATCCGGTAAACCTATCAGTGTCAGTCAGATACTTGTTATTCTCAGCACACCCTTCTACTACGGTAGATTCCAGTATCCGCAGGCGCCGGATGCACCGTGGTACACGGGTGCTCATAAGCCGCTGATTTCCAAAGAGTTATTTGACCTAGTGCAAGAAACGAGAGGTGTTAATAAGGGTGTATGGGGATCAAAGACATTTGCCTTCAGGGGAATGTTGAAATGTGGCCAATGTAATGCCGATATCACAGCGCAGGACAAGTTCAAGATTCTGAAAAGCGGGGATACCAAGAGATTCGTTTATTACAACTGCACGCGTCGAAAAGACCCTGATTGCAAGGAAAAATATGTCAGCGAAACGAAACTGTGTGAGTTACTTCAAGCTTTTATTGAAGAACATTATCATAAGATAGAGATATCTGAGAAATTACGGGCCAAAGTAGACAAGCACTACTATGTAACGAAGACTTTGCTAGGACACTACAAAATTGATCAAAAACTAGACAACCCATTGATTGAATACTCACGATATATACTTACGAGCGGAACAGAAAGTGAAAGGATCATATTCGCTGGCGGTATTAATACAAAGTTGAAGATTTTTAACGGAGAATTAGGATTTTATCAGAGCCAAGTCAGTTCTTCTCAAAAGCTGAGCGTTTAA
- a CDS encoding ATP-binding protein has translation MTNTIDSGFDIAAPRPEALIQSLRAFGYDLSTAIADIVDNSISASAKNIAIDFFWNGEDSYISIQDDGCGMSEEELINAMRPGSRSPLEERSPKDLGRFGLGLKTASFSQCKKLTVASKTNDGNFAVRCWDLDYVTEHGEWRLLRSASTTMQHLIDKAPDTPSGTIVLLENLDRLTKDTKVDSRHDHDKFLEDAEKVKNHLAMVFHRYLERINGPKFTVNSRPVKPWDPFLTSEPATQNLTEEAHHILGGKLVVKPYVLPHVSKISQEVHSRAAGPKGWNAQQGFYVYRNSRLLVAGEWLGLGFQKEEHYKLARILLDIPNSMDEHWEIDVKKSRAYPPVALRRELKRLAEVTRQRAADVYRHRGKIIARQHAGKFSYTWDRKITHGKISYKINREHPFIKSLLDRQDVSKEVSNLLKLIEETVPVPTIMVDNAESPGKQAQPFEQAAEGEVKRLATDIYRILLIERTESEAIEAIQTMEPFNQYTDDLVPYLKGLERSAV, from the coding sequence ATGACAAATACTATTGACTCCGGCTTTGATATTGCAGCGCCCCGACCAGAGGCGCTTATACAGTCGCTGCGCGCTTTTGGCTATGATCTCTCAACTGCCATTGCTGACATAGTTGATAACAGTATCTCTGCATCAGCGAAGAATATTGCGATTGATTTTTTCTGGAATGGTGAAGATTCATATATTTCCATACAGGATGACGGCTGCGGAATGTCTGAGGAAGAGCTCATTAATGCCATGCGTCCCGGCAGCCGAAGCCCGCTTGAAGAACGCAGCCCGAAAGACCTAGGTAGATTCGGGCTGGGCTTAAAGACCGCGTCATTCTCGCAATGCAAAAAACTGACCGTAGCCTCAAAAACTAATGATGGCAATTTTGCAGTACGCTGCTGGGATCTGGACTATGTTACCGAACATGGCGAATGGAGGTTGCTGAGGAGTGCTTCTACTACTATGCAGCATCTTATAGATAAAGCTCCAGACACTCCATCCGGCACAATTGTTTTACTGGAAAATCTGGACAGGCTTACTAAAGATACAAAGGTGGATAGCCGGCACGATCATGATAAATTCTTGGAGGATGCAGAGAAAGTGAAAAATCATCTGGCTATGGTATTTCACCGTTATCTAGAGCGCATCAATGGACCTAAATTTACAGTCAACTCACGTCCGGTGAAACCATGGGATCCTTTTTTGACATCCGAACCCGCTACACAAAACCTGACAGAAGAAGCACACCATATCTTAGGCGGTAAGCTTGTAGTTAAACCGTATGTTCTGCCCCATGTATCAAAAATCAGCCAAGAGGTACACTCCCGGGCCGCTGGCCCAAAAGGCTGGAATGCGCAGCAGGGATTTTACGTTTATCGGAATTCCCGCCTGCTGGTGGCAGGAGAATGGCTGGGTCTCGGTTTTCAAAAAGAAGAACACTATAAGTTGGCAAGGATATTACTAGATATACCGAATTCAATGGATGAGCACTGGGAAATTGATGTCAAGAAATCAAGAGCATACCCGCCCGTTGCGTTACGTCGCGAACTGAAACGTCTGGCTGAGGTTACCAGACAAAGAGCTGCTGACGTATATAGACATAGAGGAAAAATCATTGCCCGTCAGCATGCTGGTAAATTTTCTTATACCTGGGATAGGAAAATCACGCACGGCAAGATATCCTATAAAATCAATCGTGAACATCCCTTTATCAAATCGTTACTCGATCGGCAGGATGTCAGTAAAGAAGTTAGCAACCTCCTCAAGTTGATTGAGGAAACTGTGCCCGTACCAACCATTATGGTTGATAACGCCGAGAGCCCGGGCAAGCAGGCCCAGCCCTTTGAGCAGGCAGCCGAAGGTGAAGTAAAACGGCTGGCCACGGACATATACCGGATTCTCCTGATTGAACGTACCGAAAGCGAAGCCATTGAAGCGATTCAGACAATGGAGCCGTTTAACCAGTACACGGATGACCTGGTGCCATATTTGAAGGGACTTGAAAGGAGCGCAGTGTGA
- a CDS encoding Z1 domain-containing protein: MVFTLLEAEKNPTVELIRRKIEDVIKIFPETEATQIDVSQLAREIESKISIYVDDATSLVKNEGHQEWLPEQRAKINWRFWNRYRKYLERSVGLPPAVTNGLDKMTDRVLERLEVPERDGSWDTRGMVVGRVQSGKTGNYIGLISKAIDSGYKVIVILTGMHDSLRAQTQLRVDEGILGFDTQKSRSFQNNNERIGVGKLPDEPLLTVHSLTSSENKGDFKKSFAMQASAMFGGEPVILVVKKNKSVLSNLLQWAVSVRGIEDPSNGRKIIPNIPLLLIDDEADNASVNTKKIPVDEDGKPMEDYDVTAINGKIREILSTFTKSAYVAYTATPFANIFISGDNKTDTHGKDLFPENFIVNLAPPSSYIGPSQIFGTDGNPDLGISASPRLPLYREVDDWEAAFPLGHKKDHDPEELPETLKHAIRAFILVCAARRAGGQATDHNSMLVHVTRFNNVQAKVAELVEDELRYIRRRLEMGDGGASTSVLDELEELWNDDFEHTTAKMNDYEHADIGWPEVRDALFEASSKITIKIMNGQAKDALDYADHRDQGLSVIAIGGDKLSRGLTLEGLSVSYYLRSTKMYDTLMQMGRWFGYRPGYLHLCRLYTTSELLSWYEHITLASDELLADFDRMAETGGTPSDYGLKVRTDPGKKLIVTALNKMRSGVEVPISYSEELVELVYYAREERVHQANFTFTDEFIKGLGEYEKRGKSSFMWRDVTGKKVIGFLNGLVTHPLAVKAAGASKYISDMTRKGELTDWTVLLVSNAKPENRTVLGGLDIGLTDRRNDDKNSNPNVYIINRSHIISPGDEYEDLDSEERGRALSLTREDWADPNRRRRSAAPPEKPTGRFARRVRNPRNGMLILYTLNPKLIGEELRTPVVGYAISFPQSPTAVKTNYMLNEVAMGKDEDE; the protein is encoded by the coding sequence ATGGTTTTTACGCTTCTTGAAGCCGAGAAAAATCCTACCGTCGAATTAATACGTCGTAAGATTGAGGATGTAATAAAGATTTTTCCTGAAACTGAAGCTACCCAAATTGATGTTAGCCAGCTGGCTAGGGAAATTGAGTCAAAAATCTCAATCTATGTCGATGACGCAACTTCCCTGGTCAAAAATGAAGGACATCAGGAATGGTTACCGGAACAGCGTGCCAAAATAAACTGGAGGTTCTGGAACCGTTATCGAAAGTACCTTGAAAGATCGGTAGGTCTGCCCCCGGCAGTAACTAACGGGCTGGACAAAATGACTGACAGGGTTTTAGAGAGACTGGAGGTTCCTGAAAGAGACGGATCATGGGATACTCGCGGTATGGTGGTTGGACGTGTCCAGTCAGGGAAAACTGGTAATTACATAGGTCTCATCTCGAAAGCCATTGACTCCGGATACAAAGTTATCGTTATCCTTACAGGTATGCACGATAGCCTTCGCGCCCAAACTCAACTCCGCGTTGACGAGGGAATACTCGGTTTTGACACTCAGAAAAGCCGGAGTTTCCAAAACAATAATGAGCGTATTGGAGTTGGTAAACTGCCGGATGAGCCACTTCTGACCGTACATTCACTGACAAGTAGCGAGAATAAAGGCGACTTCAAAAAAAGCTTCGCGATGCAGGCCTCAGCCATGTTTGGCGGTGAACCGGTAATACTTGTTGTGAAGAAGAACAAAAGCGTACTCAGCAATCTACTGCAGTGGGCAGTCAGTGTTCGTGGCATTGAAGACCCATCCAATGGCAGAAAAATCATTCCTAACATTCCGTTACTGCTGATTGACGATGAAGCAGATAATGCATCTGTAAATACTAAGAAAATCCCTGTTGATGAAGACGGCAAGCCTATGGAAGATTATGATGTTACTGCTATCAACGGCAAGATTAGGGAAATTCTGAGCACATTCACTAAAAGTGCGTACGTTGCCTACACCGCAACTCCTTTCGCCAACATTTTTATATCCGGTGACAACAAAACTGACACACACGGGAAGGATCTCTTTCCTGAAAATTTCATCGTTAATCTGGCACCGCCATCCAGCTATATAGGCCCTTCTCAGATATTTGGAACTGATGGTAACCCGGACCTGGGGATCAGCGCATCACCCCGTCTTCCGCTTTACAGAGAAGTGGATGATTGGGAGGCTGCATTCCCACTGGGTCATAAGAAGGATCATGATCCTGAAGAGTTGCCAGAAACACTCAAGCACGCGATCCGTGCATTCATACTTGTCTGCGCTGCCCGTCGGGCAGGTGGCCAGGCAACCGACCATAACTCAATGCTTGTTCACGTCACAAGATTCAATAATGTGCAGGCCAAGGTAGCCGAGCTGGTCGAAGATGAGCTGCGGTACATCCGCCGGCGGCTGGAAATGGGAGATGGCGGTGCTTCTACTTCAGTACTTGATGAGCTTGAAGAGTTGTGGAATGACGATTTCGAGCACACAACTGCAAAAATGAACGATTACGAACATGCGGATATTGGGTGGCCTGAAGTCAGAGATGCGTTGTTTGAAGCGAGCTCAAAGATCACTATTAAAATCATGAACGGCCAGGCAAAAGACGCCTTAGATTATGCTGATCACCGCGATCAGGGACTCAGCGTGATAGCCATTGGTGGCGACAAGCTTTCGCGTGGACTGACCCTGGAAGGGTTGTCGGTAAGTTATTATCTGCGCTCTACAAAAATGTATGACACCCTTATGCAGATGGGTAGATGGTTCGGATACCGCCCCGGCTACTTGCATTTGTGCCGGCTTTATACAACGAGTGAACTGCTGTCATGGTATGAACACATAACTCTGGCGAGCGATGAACTTCTGGCTGACTTTGATCGTATGGCAGAGACCGGTGGAACACCAAGTGACTATGGTCTCAAGGTCCGCACCGATCCGGGAAAGAAACTGATCGTGACAGCATTGAACAAGATGCGCTCCGGTGTAGAAGTACCTATCTCCTACAGCGAGGAGCTGGTAGAGCTTGTTTACTATGCCAGAGAAGAAAGAGTGCACCAAGCAAACTTCACTTTCACGGATGAGTTTATAAAAGGACTTGGCGAATATGAAAAACGTGGCAAAAGCAGCTTCATGTGGCGGGACGTAACCGGCAAGAAAGTCATCGGTTTTCTGAACGGTCTGGTAACACATCCTCTCGCCGTGAAAGCAGCCGGCGCCTCGAAATACATCAGTGACATGACCAGAAAAGGCGAGCTCACAGACTGGACGGTACTGCTTGTCTCAAATGCCAAGCCAGAAAACCGGACAGTTCTGGGTGGTCTTGATATCGGCCTGACAGATCGTCGGAATGATGACAAGAATTCAAATCCAAATGTATACATAATAAATAGAAGTCATATTATCAGTCCTGGCGATGAGTATGAGGATCTGGACTCAGAGGAGCGTGGTCGTGCCTTAAGTCTGACTCGTGAAGATTGGGCTGATCCGAACCGTCGTCGGCGCAGCGCGGCGCCACCGGAAAAACCAACCGGCAGGTTTGCAAGACGAGTGCGCAACCCGCGTAATGGAATGCTGATCCTGTACACTCTGAACCCAAAGCTGATCGGCGAAGAGCTCAGAACACCTGTTGTAGGTTACGCGATCAGTTTCCCGCAAAGCCCGACGGCCGTAAAAACGAACTACATGTTAAACGAAGTAGCGATGGGTAAAGACGAGGATGAATAG
- the terL gene encoding phage terminase large subunit, whose product MLNKDLLERLYTDRQVRTEVTANSHLYFFATYFSNYMEYEISDLHRELFSITEQDETPLAVVMAFRGSAKSTIITMSYPIWAIVGRQQKKFVVIASQTQYQARVHLTNIKRELESNELLANDLGPFTEQREEWGSTSLYIPKYNARITAISTEQSVRGIRHGAKRPDLIISDDVEDVQSVKTREGRQKTFDWYTGEIIPAGDTYTKRIVVGNLLHEDSLLMRLMSLIQRNEIDGTFTEWPIVRNGVSTWPGKFPDMAAVKKMERSVASRIAWEREYMLNLVTDDDQIISHDMIHYYDELPELLRGQYSRIIIGVDLAISENDKADFTAILVIYIRGSGENQRMYIQPNIVNKRMSFPATVEQLKAMSDFYRYPRLYIEQTAYQAAVVQQLTADGLDVAGVTPHSDKRSRLNMIADRIQRGTILFPRKGAEQLITQLVHFGVEKHDDLVDALTTAVLEFIRDDRRGGTVRIGTWEELFSGPNPFRRGRSSRSGRDYWSRRLDDWEEATSGAWD is encoded by the coding sequence ATGCTGAATAAAGATCTGCTGGAACGGCTATATACAGACCGTCAGGTAAGGACGGAGGTGACGGCAAACAGTCACCTCTACTTCTTTGCCACATACTTCTCGAACTACATGGAATATGAGATATCCGACCTGCACCGGGAGCTGTTCTCCATTACCGAACAGGATGAGACGCCGCTGGCGGTGGTGATGGCGTTCCGCGGTTCCGCCAAGTCGACCATCATTACCATGTCCTATCCCATCTGGGCGATTGTCGGCCGACAGCAGAAAAAGTTTGTAGTCATTGCCAGCCAGACGCAGTATCAGGCCCGAGTCCACCTGACTAATATCAAGCGTGAGCTGGAAAGTAATGAATTGCTGGCTAATGACCTCGGGCCGTTCACAGAACAGCGCGAGGAATGGGGTTCGACGTCTTTATATATACCGAAATATAATGCCCGTATAACAGCCATATCCACCGAGCAGAGCGTCCGCGGAATCCGTCACGGTGCCAAACGACCGGATCTCATCATTTCGGATGACGTCGAAGACGTACAGTCAGTTAAAACCAGGGAGGGACGTCAGAAAACCTTTGACTGGTACACGGGTGAGATAATTCCCGCCGGTGATACCTACACAAAGCGAATCGTGGTCGGCAATCTGCTCCATGAGGATTCACTGCTGATGCGCCTGATGTCGCTGATTCAGCGTAATGAAATTGATGGTACCTTCACAGAATGGCCGATAGTCAGGAACGGCGTGAGTACGTGGCCGGGTAAGTTTCCGGACATGGCGGCGGTTAAGAAAATGGAACGTAGTGTGGCCAGTCGAATCGCCTGGGAGCGTGAGTACATGCTAAATCTGGTGACAGATGATGATCAGATCATTTCGCATGACATGATTCACTACTATGATGAGCTGCCGGAACTGCTGCGCGGTCAGTACAGCCGGATCATTATAGGTGTCGACCTGGCAATATCCGAGAATGATAAAGCCGATTTTACAGCCATACTGGTGATATATATCCGTGGTAGCGGTGAGAATCAGCGTATGTATATTCAGCCTAATATCGTCAATAAACGCATGTCGTTCCCTGCTACAGTGGAGCAGCTCAAAGCAATGAGCGATTTTTACCGATACCCCAGGCTGTATATTGAGCAGACAGCCTATCAGGCTGCGGTTGTCCAGCAGCTGACAGCCGACGGTCTGGATGTCGCGGGCGTGACGCCGCATTCCGACAAGCGTTCACGTCTTAATATGATCGCCGACAGAATCCAGCGCGGTACGATTCTGTTCCCCAGAAAAGGTGCCGAACAGCTGATTACACAGCTGGTACACTTTGGCGTCGAAAAACACGATGACCTAGTGGACGCGCTGACGACAGCTGTTCTGGAGTTTATTCGTGATGACCGACGTGGCGGTACGGTACGAATCGGCACATGGGAGGAGCTATTCAGCGGACCGAACCCGTTCCGGCGCGGGCGGTCGTCCCGCAGCGGCCGCGACTACTGGTCGCGCCGTCTGGATGACTGGGAGGAAGCCACTTCCGGGGCGTGGGATTAA
- a CDS encoding DNA modification methylase, with product MSTSTPDNKLNVELVKVSSLKAAAYNPRKWGEEAIAGLTASIKQFGLVDPILVNGANERRNIVIGGHFRLKVARDLGYKEVPVVYISIPDEAKEKELNLRLNRNLGDWDYELLAEFDEALLADVGFDSEELDEIFDMATDEPENFDLEKELQKLGIKKKTVQKGDVYQLGDSRLMCGDSTVAEDFDKLMNGEQADMCLTDPPYILDYLHAKRGGKPTTGFGAKKNRRYLETDVLPPDFTEKWMANVARYAEPDYSIIVYENWKNLRVIWGEMEKYWKVKNMIVWHLPNRHQGFSAKYKFFSKHDIAVVGGTGTVPYNHDPESDGLQEEYETALYAISGKPQWEGYKGGKKYQPTDFIEFQASDEKHSGQGVVFGTKPIEILIPYIKVLTKRGDLIVEPFCGSGSTLIAATKLKRRCYIMEKSPIYAEVALKRWENLTGQKRVKL from the coding sequence ATGAGTACTTCAACCCCAGATAATAAACTTAATGTAGAGCTGGTCAAAGTATCCAGTCTCAAAGCCGCTGCCTATAATCCGCGCAAGTGGGGTGAGGAGGCCATTGCCGGACTTACAGCAAGCATCAAACAGTTCGGCCTGGTCGACCCGATACTTGTCAACGGCGCGAACGAGCGTCGTAACATAGTCATAGGTGGTCACTTTCGGTTGAAGGTAGCCAGGGATCTCGGCTATAAGGAAGTGCCGGTCGTTTATATCAGTATTCCGGATGAAGCCAAAGAGAAAGAACTGAACCTGCGCCTTAACAGAAATCTCGGCGACTGGGACTACGAGTTGCTGGCCGAGTTTGACGAAGCACTCCTTGCAGACGTGGGCTTCGACAGTGAGGAGCTCGATGAAATCTTTGATATGGCAACTGATGAGCCGGAGAACTTCGACCTGGAAAAAGAGCTGCAGAAGCTGGGTATCAAGAAGAAAACCGTTCAGAAAGGTGACGTCTACCAGCTGGGCGACTCACGACTGATGTGCGGCGACAGCACTGTTGCCGAGGACTTCGATAAGCTGATGAACGGCGAACAGGCTGACATGTGCCTGACTGACCCGCCCTATATTCTTGATTATCTGCATGCCAAGCGTGGCGGTAAGCCGACCACCGGCTTCGGTGCCAAGAAAAACCGTCGATACCTGGAGACTGACGTACTGCCGCCGGACTTTACCGAGAAGTGGATGGCCAATGTCGCCCGCTATGCCGAGCCGGACTACTCGATAATCGTATACGAAAACTGGAAGAACCTCAGAGTCATATGGGGCGAAATGGAAAAGTACTGGAAGGTCAAAAACATGATTGTCTGGCACCTTCCGAATCGTCATCAGGGCTTCAGTGCTAAGTATAAGTTCTTCAGCAAACATGACATCGCTGTAGTCGGCGGTACCGGTACCGTGCCCTATAATCATGACCCTGAATCGGACGGGCTACAGGAGGAGTATGAAACAGCACTTTACGCCATCAGTGGCAAACCGCAGTGGGAGGGCTACAAAGGGGGCAAGAAATACCAGCCGACGGACTTCATAGAATTTCAGGCCAGTGATGAAAAGCATTCCGGCCAAGGTGTCGTCTTCGGCACTAAACCGATTGAGATACTAATCCCTTACATCAAAGTGCTTACAAAACGCGGTGACCTTATCGTTGAGCCGTTCTGCGGATCAGGATCAACTCTAATTGCCGCCACTAAGCTCAAGCGTCGCTGCTACATCATGGAAAAATCTCCTATATATGCGGAGGTGGCACTAAAGCGCTGGGAGAACCTGACCGGTCAGAAGCGGGTGAAGCTATGA
- a CDS encoding PD-(D/E)XK motif protein, with amino-acid sequence MNRSFADIWTEIEQEAANSRKPHFLVRRVIPESSLDAFIGTEFPGGRRVFALEVSLQAMDKLEDLPAFKGLEISKRESVANQKDKAALLITLKATRFADVFAILIEDLAAELHPIKDENDALEIMITRLIKWQQLIESGGHEGLSEDAARGLYGELYILATHLLPTQGTRAVFGWKGFSAEQQDYYFGRDAIEVKTTKAKQHQKLTIASERQLDEGTFNRLFLYHLSVAELPGNENTLPKVVEFIRKKAREDGRALNYFEDALFQAGYLDAQSGLYEMAGYEIREENLFLVTDKFPRILEKELRSGVGDVTYSINVAECKHHVVGLSEFATLEPGDE; translated from the coding sequence ATGAATAGGAGCTTCGCGGATATATGGACAGAGATAGAGCAGGAAGCTGCGAACAGCCGTAAGCCGCATTTTCTGGTAAGGCGAGTAATCCCGGAAAGCAGCTTGGACGCGTTTATTGGAACTGAGTTTCCGGGAGGTCGCAGAGTATTTGCGCTGGAGGTCAGTCTGCAGGCTATGGATAAACTGGAAGATCTGCCTGCATTCAAAGGACTAGAGATCAGTAAGCGTGAATCAGTCGCAAACCAAAAAGATAAAGCCGCCTTACTGATCACCCTAAAGGCTACCAGATTCGCTGATGTCTTCGCTATTCTCATTGAGGATCTGGCAGCTGAACTTCATCCTATCAAGGACGAAAACGATGCATTGGAAATAATGATTACTCGGCTTATTAAATGGCAGCAGCTGATAGAATCTGGTGGTCACGAAGGTCTGTCAGAAGATGCTGCACGCGGCCTCTACGGTGAACTCTATATTTTAGCCACCCATTTACTGCCGACACAGGGAACAAGGGCAGTATTCGGCTGGAAAGGATTTAGCGCCGAGCAGCAGGATTACTACTTTGGTCGCGATGCTATAGAAGTAAAAACAACTAAAGCCAAGCAGCATCAGAAATTAACTATTGCCAGCGAGCGACAACTGGATGAAGGCACCTTTAACCGCCTGTTTCTTTATCATCTGTCGGTTGCCGAACTGCCAGGCAATGAGAATACGCTGCCGAAGGTTGTGGAATTTATACGTAAAAAAGCCCGAGAGGACGGCAGGGCTTTGAATTATTTCGAAGACGCTCTTTTCCAGGCAGGTTACCTAGATGCACAAAGCGGGCTTTATGAAATGGCTGGTTATGAAATCCGTGAAGAAAACCTTTTTCTAGTTACTGATAAATTTCCACGAATACTTGAGAAAGAGCTCCGGTCTGGAGTTGGGGATGTAACTTACTCTATCAATGTGGCCGAGTGCAAGCATCACGTAGTTGGATTATCCGAATTTGCAACACTGGAGCCGGGCGATGAATAG